A segment of the Acidobacteriota bacterium genome:
CAGGGGCTCGATTCCGCGGTTGCGGTGCACGCGATCGAGCGCGCGATCGGCGACGAGGCGCGCCGCCTCAGGTTGCAGGTCGAGCGCCCTGCTCCGTCGAACCACGCGCGTCGCGTCGCGATCATCGGCGCGGGCCCGGCGGGCATCAGCTGCGCGTACCACCTCGCGCTGCGCGGCCACCTGCCCACCATGTTCGACGCCATGCCGGAAGCCGGAGGCATGCTGCGGTACGGGATTCCTCCTTACCGGTTGCCCCGCGAGGTGCTCGACGCGGAGCTGGAGACGCTCTGGCGCCTGGGCGTTGCCTTCCAGGGCAGCGCACGTTTCGGCGAGTCGTTGCGCTGGGAGGACCTGAATCCGTACGCCGCGGTGTTTGTCGCCGTTGGCGCGAATCGCTCCCGCGAGGCGCGGGTGCCGGGCGACAACCTGGCCGGCGTCCGCTCCGGCCTCGAGTTCCTGCGCGCGGCGAATGCCGGCACGGAGACCGCGCTCTCGGGAGCGGCCGTGGTCATCGGCGGCGGCAACACCGCGATGGACGCGGCGCGAACCGCGCTTCGCCTCGGCGCCGCCCCCGTCACCGTCGCCTATCGCCGGTCGCGGGAGCACATGCCCGCCCACCCCGACGAGATCGCGCAGGCCGAAGCCGAAGGCATCGAGTTCATCTTCGAGGTGGCGCCCTCCGGGTTCGTGAACGGCAGGGGACGCCTGAGCGGCGTCGAGCTGCGGCGCATGCGTCTCGGGTCGCCGGACGCGAGCGGGCGGCCGCGGCCGGAGCCGGTCCCCGGATCGGAGTTCCGGCTGGACGCGGCCCATGCCTTCACCGCGATCGGCGAAGACGTGGAGGTCGATCCGTTCGCGCAGGTGATCGACACGCACGGCGGCCGCCTCTACGCCGACGCCTGGGGCCGGACGACGCGGCCGGCGGTATTTGCGGGCGGCGACGCGGCGACGGGGGCCGGCATGGTGGTCAACGCCATCGGATCGGGCCGCGTGGCCGCCGACGCGATCGACGCGTGGCTTGCCGGGCGCGATCCGGTGGAGCTGGGGCACGCCGAACGCGTCGGGCCGTCCGAGGTGAATCTGTTCTACTTCCGGCCCTCCGCGCGCGCCACGCAGGCGCACCTCCCGCGCGAGCAGGCGGTGCGCGTGATGGACGAGGTCGTCCAGGGACTCGATGCGCTCGCCGCGACGCGCGAGGCGCTCCGCTGCCTCACGTGCGGCACCTGCACCGAGTGCGACAACTGCCTGGTGTTCTGCCCCGACGCGGCCGTCCGCCATGACGCGCGATCGGGGACGTACAGCGCGGATACGCTGCACTGCAAGGGATGCGGCATTTGCGTTGCCGAGTGCCCGCGCGGCGCGATCGTGCTCGCGCCGGAGGAGCAGCGATGAGCGCGGTCACCAAGGTCATCGAAGGCACCCACGCCATCTCCTACGCCGTGCAGCGCGCCCGCGCGCGTGTCATCGCGGCGTACCCCATCACCCCGTCGTCGGGCGTCGTCGAGCTGCTGTCGGAGATGTGCGGTGACGGCCGCCTGGACGCGCGCTTTGTCGCCGTGGAGTCCGAGCACTCGGCGCTGGCGACCTGCGCCGGGGCGTCGCAGACGGGACTGCGCGCGTTCACCGCCACCTCGTCGCACGGGCTCGCGTACATGCACGAGATGCTGCACTGGTGCGCGGGGGCGCGGCTGCCGATCGTGCTGGCCAACGTGAATCGGGCGATGGGGTCCCCCTGGAACATCTTCGTGGACCAGAACGACAGCCTGTCCCAGCGCGACACCGGGTGGATCCAGTTCTACTGCGAGAACAACCAGGAAGTGCTCGACACGGTCATCCAGGCGTTTCGCGTCGCCGAGCACG
Coding sequences within it:
- a CDS encoding FAD-dependent oxidoreductase, coding for MARISTIDDVPAGTPMAVSLRSTRELVTGNWRTFRPVWTTRPSPCNLDCPAGTDVRAYLRHVADGQFEEAWRTILEHNPLPGICGRVCYHPCERHCNRQGLDSAVAVHAIERAIGDEARRLRLQVERPAPSNHARRVAIIGAGPAGISCAYHLALRGHLPTMFDAMPEAGGMLRYGIPPYRLPREVLDAELETLWRLGVAFQGSARFGESLRWEDLNPYAAVFVAVGANRSREARVPGDNLAGVRSGLEFLRAANAGTETALSGAAVVIGGGNTAMDAARTALRLGAAPVTVAYRRSREHMPAHPDEIAQAEAEGIEFIFEVAPSGFVNGRGRLSGVELRRMRLGSPDASGRPRPEPVPGSEFRLDAAHAFTAIGEDVEVDPFAQVIDTHGGRLYADAWGRTTRPAVFAGGDAATGAGMVVNAIGSGRVAADAIDAWLAGRDPVELGHAERVGPSEVNLFYFRPSARATQAHLPREQAVRVMDEVVQGLDALAATREALRCLTCGTCTECDNCLVFCPDAAVRHDARSGTYSADTLHCKGCGICVAECPRGAIVLAPEEQR